The Clostridia bacterium DNA segment GAAATTCTGCTCCCATAGAAATTAAGTATTCCTCACGGTAATTTTCAATCACCACAGTCAGAAAAGTCATCGTTGTGTAATGAATGATTCCGTCAAAGAAATTCTTGAACAATTTCTTTTTATTCACAGAATAAATCTTCTTATCCTCGTACACCTTGCGAATCCTAGGAAAATCTTTAAACACATGGACCACTACATCCAAGTCCTTCATAATCTCTTCCAGGTTACCTTTGGTTAAGCCCATTTGAAACAGGGCATTGGCATAGCGCCGGGCCACGGCTCCCGCTGACATTATAGTTTACCCGCTTCCTTCAGCAGATTTTGAATCAGTTCCTGGTGCTCTGCAGGATTAATCTCCTTCTGAAGTACCTTTTTGGCGGCCTCTATGGCAAGCTTGGTAACTGCATTTTGAACCTCACGCTCCGCTCTTTGGCGTTCCGCTGCGATTTCTCCTTCAGCCTTTGCGATGATTACATTGGCCTTCACTTTGGCTTCATCAATAATCTGGCGTTTCATATCCTCACCGACGTCATTGGCCTTATTCACCAAATTCTTGGCTTGGTAGCGAGCATTACTTAACTCCTCGCTATATCTGACTTCATTCAGTCTAGCGTGCAGATTCGCCTGAGCAGCCTGTTCTAGTTGCTCATTAATATGCCTTTGTCTTTCTTCTAGCATCCTTCCCACAGGTTTATAGAAAAGTTTGTACAACACAAACAATACAATCAACACATTGATTGTCATTAAAAAAAACGTCATGGGATGGAAGTGCAAAGCTTCAAATATCTGACTCATAGCTGACCTTCCCTATCTACAGGTTAATCTATTACAGCAACGTCCAGAGCAGGATGGATACGACCAGCCCAAACAGTGTCAAGGCTTCAATAAAGGCCAATGACAGAAGCAATGTGGTACGAATATCCCCTGCTGATTCCGGTTGCCTTGCTATCGCTTCCATTGCTGAACTTGCAACTTTTCCTTGTGCTGTGGCCGAACCAAATGCTGCTATAGCAAATGTAAGACCAGCGGCGAGTGCGCCTAAATTTTCCATTTCTTCCTCCTTGTAATTCTAGTGGTCTCCTAAGATTCCAGCGATATATAGTGCAGTAAGTAGCGAAAAAACATATGCCTGAATGCTACCCATCAAAACGCCCATCAGTTGGATAGGCACAGGTAACAGTAATGGTACCAAAATAAACAATATGAGAACGACCATTTCCTCGCCAAACATATTGCCGAATAAACGTAAACCCAGTGAAAAGGGTTTAACCAATTCCTCAATGATGTTCATTGGAAGCATCGCGGGTGTAGGTGATATATAATGTTTTAGATACTTTTTTAACCCTTTTTGTTGGATACCAATAGCTTGTACGCCAAGAATCGCCACTAATCCCAATGCCACCGTCGCACTAAGGTCGATCGTAGCGGGTGTCAATTCAGGAATAAACCAAGATAAATTCATAAACAAGATTAGCAAAAACATGGTCCCACTGAGGAAAACAAACTTTCTTCCCTTTTTACCAACCAACTCATCCAACATACCATAAAGAAAAACTAGTATTAGTTCAGCAAGCAGTTGTCTTTTTGTTTCAGGAACAGGTTTTAAATTCCTAGTGATGATAAAAATAAAGAGAAATAAAATGGCCATTGCAACCCAAGCCGATATTACCGTAGAAGTAACCTCTACCGGCCCTACCGTAAACACCACATGTGGTGTCATCTCTTCAACTACTTTCCCTAATTCAGCGATCCTCTTTTCCATGACGAGGTCCTTTCTTGAGGCTGACGATGCCGTTTGCTAAGATGCCCACGAAAAGTCCCGTAGCCGCCCCCAGCATATGGGCCGTATCTGTCCGGCTCATGGCTATTAGAACTAGAGCATATATGAAAAGCTTGAGCACTTGGACAATCAAAATCCAAGCCAACTTTTTCCCGGATTCTTGTGAATCCTCTTTCTTCACCTGCTTCTGCCAAACAATCATCCACTGAAACAGAAAGAAGGGTACGGATACCGTGATGCCAATGGCAAACCCAATTGCAGCTCCCATATTAATCATCCTTTCTGCGTAAGCTATCAAAATATAATATTTCCTTTACCACCGTGTAGAGGCCAAGAATAATGCTCAACAAAAGACCCAGAATCAAAAATATGGGTTCAGTCCCTAAACGCCCATCAACATAAATACCCACACGGTACCCAAGATACATGGATACGAGCATGGTACCAGCATATGAGGTGGATAAAACCACACCTGTACTAGCTCTCCTTACTCTTTTCATGGATAAGATTCACGATCCTTTCAGCTGCACTTCCATCGCCATACGGATTGGCAGCACTGCTCATCTTGTCGTATTGATCTTGTTTGGTCAATAATGTCTGAGTAACATTATACACTTGTTGGTATGAAGTACCAGCCAAAAGTACAGTGCCAGCCAAAAGTGCCTCTGGCCTTTCTGTGGTGTCCCTCAAAACGACAACTGGTTTACCCAGTGCCGGTGCTTCTTCTTGGATTCCCCCTGAATCTGTAAGAATAATATAGGCATGTTTCATTAGGGATACGAACGGTAGATATTCTTGTGGTTCTATCAGAAATACGTTATCACGACTTCCCAATTCTGCATTTACTTGCTCGCGCACCTTTGGATTTAAGTGCATGGGAAAAACCACTTGGACAGAATCTGCATAATTTTTTGCTATATCTGCAATAGCTCTAAAAATTTCTGTCATCCGGTCGCCCAAGTTTTCTCGCCTATGGCTGGTCACTAAAATCGTCTTCTTCGTCTGGTCCAGCGCAGATAGACCCTCAATACTTGTCACATCCAGGCTTTTTTCAGCCACAGAAAGCAGTGCATCGATTACCGTATTCCCAGTTACATAAATCTTCTCCTCTGCCACATTTTCCTTAAGTAAATTTTCTTTGGCCATAACAGTCGGAGCAAAATGGTAATCTGTCATCACCCCAGTCAGGGTCCGGTTTACTTCCTCCGGAAAGGGAGAATATTTATTGTATGTCCTAAGTCCCGCTTCCACATGCCCTACCGGGATCTGTTGATAGAAGGCAGCAAGCGCTCCACAGAACGTGGTCGTCGTATCACCATGAACTAAAACCAAATCAGGTCGGTCCACTGCAAAAATATCTCCTAGACCAGTCAAAGCCCTTGCCGTAATTTGATTCAGTGTCTGGTTCTTCTGCATGATATCCAGATCGTAATCCGGAACAATACCAAATAATTGTAGTACCTGGTCTAGCATCTCACGATGCTGTGCCGTCACGATGACCTGTGTTTCAAAGAACGGATGGTCCTTTAAAGCCTTCACGACTGGTGCCATTTTGATGGCTTCCGGCCTAGTGCCGAATATGCAAGCTACTTTCATTTCTACTCCTTCATTGTCCACTATCGTTTTGTTCTCATTTGCTAGGTCTTTCCACACCAAAATCAAGTCAGATCGTATCTCTGCCCTCAACCCCATTATATGTATATTACCACCGCAAACAATCCACGTCACTTTTCAGACACGTTTTATCCTGTATTTTTAATATTCTAGGTGTTTTTCATAACAATCCAGCCTAGCACCAAATTGTACAAAAACGATGTATGACATTCGCCCCTGTCAATCATTTTTCTCTATTTTTCAGCTTCTGCCTTAATATATCCTTTGCGGACCAGTTTGGCGATATGTTCTTCTACTTCCTTATCGATATTAATATCAAACTCTTGTTCCAGCACAAACATCATCGATACGGCAGTCTGCGCTACATCCAACAGTTCTTTGGACATCATATCCACCGTTTCTTGTTTGCTGTAACAAGCCTTTTCTCCATTCATGCAACGAAACTTGCCTATAGCTTGAGCCAGTTCCCCCGCTTCCTCCATCAACTTCAATGCCGTAGATTCCAGCGTAGGAGAAAGATTGTTAAGTCTAGGTAGGGATATTGTCTTTAACTCCATGGTGCTCCTTCCTTTGCAAATTACTCTTCAGGATTCAAGCAAACAACTTCAATCCAGTCCGCCTGGGAAAAGAAATCTACTTCCGTGGGATAGGGATTGGCATATACGACCCGTTCTATACCCGATGCAATGATAAGCTTGGTACATTCCATACACGGCTGTGCCGTAATATATATGGTTGCTCCAGCACGTTCTTCCGGAGAGCATTCCATGAGTGCATTCACTTCTGCATGGATAGTACGTTTGCAGTGACCGTCTATCATCAGGCAACCCACATCATCACAGTGTGGAAAATGTGGCGGGCTTCCATTATATCCAGTCCCCTTGATGCGCTTATCCTTAACGATGACTGCCCCCACCCTTAATCGAGGGCAGGTACTGCGCTCCTTGACCTGGTGCGCAATGTCCATAAAATATTCGTCCCAGCTTTTTCGCATGATGCATCTCCTTACTTTAATCGGTTCCAAACAGTCTGTCGCCTGCATCGCCCAATCCTGGTACAATGTATCCATGTTGATTTAAGCAATCGTCTAACGTACCCATAAAGATTTTTACATCCGGATGTTCGTCGTTGAGCTTCTTAACACCTTCTGGCGCTCCAATCAAACACATGAAACGAATCTTTTCAACACCACAGCTTTTCAGAAAAGTGATAGCCTGGCTAGCTGAGCCGCCCGTTGCCAACATCGGATCTACTAAGATGACTTCTCGCTCAGCAATATCCTTTGGAAGTTTAACGTAATACTCCATCGGTTTCAGTGTTTTTTCGTCCCTACATAGTCCAATATGGCCCACAGATGCATTGGGTATTAAGTTGAGCATACCATCAACCATACCCAGACCTGCACGTAGTATTGGCACGATTACTACGCCTTTTCCAGCCAACTTGAATCCTTGGCAAGTTGTCAGCGGTGTCGTGACACTATGTTCTTCCGTCTGCAAGTTCTGGGTGGCTTCGTAAGCCATCAGCATGGCTATTTCCCCAGCCAACTCCCGAAACTCCTTGGTCTTTGTGTTGATATCCCTCAGGTAAGTTATTTTGTGTTGTATTAATGGATGGTCCATGACCCTAAGATTTTTCACTACTTTTGATACTCCTTTTCTATATCACAGATTGCGTCAATACGGCGCTGGTGTCGGCCGCCATCAAAATTTGCATTTAACCAAGTTTCTACAATTTCCAATGCTAGACCTGGCCCGATTACCCGGCCACCCATTGACAACATGTTAGAATCATTATGATTTCTTGTGGCTTTTGCGCTAAATACATCATGGCATAGTGCACATCGTATACCTGGTACCTTATTGGCTGCAATTCCTATACCAATACCAGTACCACAAATAACGATACCTCTGTCAAAATTCCCGGCCGCAACTTCTTGCCCTACCTTCCGGCCATACTCGGGATAGTCAACCGACGCCTCGCTATTAGTACCAAAATCGGTATAGTCAAAACCTTTTTCTTTAAGGTAGCTGACGACAGTTTGTTTCAGTTCATATCCTCCATGGTCGGAGGCGATAGCAATTTTCATAGTTATCTCCTTTTATCTTTATTGCAAACGACGCCAGACGGCGTCAAGCAACGTATTCAATTGAATAAGGGTTACATGGTAGTCTGAAATCGTTCCTCCAAAAGGATCCGATACTTCTTTTATGTCATCTACCCCTGCGTATTCTCCCAGAGTATACAATCCAGGGTGTTTCCCAAAGTGCTCCAGTATCCAGTCCTTATGTTGTGAGGTCATGGTTAAAACCAATTGAGCCTGGTCCAGCAGTTCACGGTTTAAAAGCCTTGCTCTGTGTTCTTTTAGAGAAAGATTATGCTCATGACAGATTTGTGTCGCTAAAAGACTCGCTCTGCTACCAGGTTGGGCATAAATCCCCGCCGAACTGCACGTATGCTCCCCGCGTTGCATACCGAGTGCTTCAGCCATGGGACTACGGCAGGTGTTTCCGGTACATACAAATAGGATCTTCATTACTGGTTCTCCTCCAATGCATGAGCCGCTTTTTTCAATCGGTTCATAATTGTTCGCCCCATGTTCTCTTCCTTGAAAGATTCTACAAAAACCGTCCGTATACCTTCTTGATCCGCTTCCCGTAGATAAGCATACACATTTTTTCCCAGCATTTTATCCTGTTGCTGGGTTCCTAGTGAGAAAAAGGTCAATTTGAAATCTGTTTTTCTAGTCTCCAAAGATTCAAGCAATTCTTGAGAAGCCATCAAGGCCATCGGTGCTTCATACTGTTTGCTTCTGTAGGCCGTCTCCAAATGGTCTAATTGTTGTTCCCCTTCTCCCTCTAGCAGCACCACCATCGCATCTGGTGCATAATGGCGGTATTTCATACCAGGAGCCCTAGGAGCCTCCTCTTTTGCGGATTCTCCTCCGGCCACTATCATCGGTGCTATCTTACGGACTTCTTCTAGAGTCAATCCTCCCGGTCTAAGTAGACACGGTACCGCACCGCTCACATCGACAATGGTTGATTCCATGCCCACCTGGGAGCATCCTCCCATCAATACTGCTTCAATGTGACCATCCAAATCTTCTAATACGTGTTCTGCACTAGTTGGACTGGGGCGTCCAGAACGATTGGCACTGGGGGCTGCAATGGGCCGTCCAGTTCGTTCAATCAATTTAAGAGCCATGGGGTGGTCCGGCATACGAACCGCTACCGTCGGAAGAGATGCACTCACTTCACTCGGTACAGCATCACTTTTCTTAAATATTAAGGTTAAGGGACCTGGCCAAAAGGCAGCCATCAATTTTTCCGCTACCAAAGGAATTTCATCTACAATGCTCTCGAGCATCTCTCTATTACTGACATGTAATATCAGCGGGTTATCGGATGGTCTTCCCTTGGCGGAATAAATGTTCTTGACTGCCGTCTGATTTAGACCATCAGCACCTAGGCCATACACCGTTTCTGTGGGAAAAGCCACCAAGCCGCCGGCCAATAAAATCTCAGCCGCGACATCTATTTCGTCTTGATTCAATCTTCTAGTCTTCATTCCTGCCTCCTACCACCCTAGGATGACCAGCCATATCATATCTGACTAGCGTATGTACATATCCCGCATCCAAAAGTAAGTTTGTCACTGCCTCTGCCTGCGTATATCCAATTTCCATCAGCAGCAATCCTCCCTTTTTTAGATATGGTTTTGCTTTCCCTACAATAGAGCGATAGTACTCTAAGCCATCTAGACCACCATAAAGGGCCAACACTGGTTCCTGCTTTACTTCTTTTTGTAGCGTTTTCATCTCAGGTTCACTAATATAGGGCGGATTGCTGGCAATTAAGTCAAATGGTCCATCGTCATCCTTCAATGCATCGAATAAATCGCCTTGTCTAAAATAAACGTCTGCACCCAAGCGCCTGCTATTATCACAAGCGACTTTTAGTGCTTTTTCACTAATGTCACTTGCCAGTACGGATACCCCTCGTTCAAGGCTTATGGTCACAGCTACGATGCCACTGCCCGTACAAAGGTCCATAATCTGGGGATTTCGTATTTCTGAAAGCTCCTGCAGGCTCGTTTCCACCAACACAGCCGTATCATCCCTTGGAATCAGTACATCTGGGGTAATTTGAAAATCACGGCCCATGAATTCTTTGTGTGCTAGCAGATATTGTACCGGCACACCTTCTGCCCGTTTTTTGAGTAAGATTGAGAAACGCACCTGATCTGCTTCGCCAACGAACTCCAAGGCATCGATAAGAAGCCTTGTCCTACTTTTTTTAAGTACCGACCCTAATAGTAGCTCCGCCTCTAAGCGACTTGCCTCAACACCTGCCTCGCTTAGAAAAAAAGCTGCCTGAGAACACAATTCCTGTATCCTCGGCAGCCCTTGGGTCATTTTATTACACATTCTTTAATCTCTCAGCCTGATCCGTTGTAATCAAAGCTTCAATCAATTCATCGATTTCCCCAGCGAGCATCACCTCAAGCTTATGCAAGCTCAATCCGATGCGGTGGTCGGTGACCCGATTTTGAGGGAAATTGTAGGTCCGGATTCGCTCGCTGCGATCTCCTGTACCTACCTGCAGTTTCCTAGCTTCCGCCAGTTCCCCGTGCGCTTCCTGTTGCGCTCGCTCCAACATTCTAGAACGAAGTACCTTCAGGGCCTTTGCCTTATTCTTATGTTGTGACTTCTCATCTTGGCAGGATACCACGATTCCGGTTGGAATATGGGTTACCCGCACAGCAGACTGAGTCGTGTTAACCGACTGGCCTCCCGGTCCGCTACTGCAAAATATGTCCACTCGAATCTCGTTGGGATCTAGTTCCACATCTACTTCTTCTGCTTCCGGCAAAACGGCTACCGTCACAGTGGAAGTATGAATCCGTCCTCCGGACTCAGTAGATGGAATTCTTTGTACCCTATGTACGCCAGACTCAAACTTCAGTTTGCTATACGCACCTGCTCCTTCGATGGAGAATACCATTTCTTTAAAACCGCCTACATCGTTGGCGTGGCTGTTTAGAATATCTATCTTCCAACCATTTTTTTCCGCATAACGTGAATACATGCGGAATAAATCCCCAGCAAACAAAGCCGCTTCATCGCCACCTGCTCCTCCGCGGATTTCCATAATAACGTTCTTTTCATCATTTGGATCCTTCGGCAGTAGCAAGATACTAATTTGTTCTTCAAATCGCGGTACTTTACCAGTTAGTGATTCCAGTTCTGCCTCTAGCATCTCTTTCATCTCAGGATCCGTCTCTGTTTCAAGCATCTCCTTCGATTCTTCAATGCCTTGCAGTACAATTTTATACTCTTTGTATTTTTCCACAATTTCAGTTAAAGACGCATGCGCTCTAGCCAATTTTTGGAACTCTTTTTGGTTTCCAATGATTTCTGGGTCAGACAGCTGTCTGCCCAAACGCTCGTACTTTTCCTGTATACTTGCTAGCTTTTCTAACATAACACCCTCCTAGCGTCTCATACCATACTGCTACCAAACCTGGAACGGCTTGTCTCAAGATATAAGTAAAGCGAAGCCAACGCTTCGCTTTATGCCGCTAAAGATTGTATTTTTTCTTGAAGCGATCAACCCTGCCGCCTTTATCAACCAGACGAGACTTCGTTCCAGTATAAAAGGGGTGACAAGCAGAACATACCTCGATGTGGATGTCCTCTTTTGTCGAGCCTGTTTCGATGACATTACCGCAAGCGCACTTTATGGTTGTTTGCTTATATTCGGGGTGAATTCCCTTTTTCATACGACTCACCTCTCTCTTCCTCATTTAGATTTTCCTTACACTTGTTCTAACAGAACAATAGCCATTATAACAGAGTCCTACGGTTTGTGCAAGCGACCTAGAACTACTTTCTTTTCTTTTCTGGAAAAAGCTGCGGCAATGCTCGAATCAAGGTGGCATTATCCTTGGTCTTCTTTAAAGCATCAATCAGCATTTCCGTTACTTCCGTGTTCACCATGGACGCTGTCACTTTACGGAAGTTCCACATCAGTTCGAGTTCTTCTTCGCTAAGCAGTAAGTCCTCGCGCCGTGTTCCAGAAGCCTTCACATCTATGGCTGGATAAATTCTTCTATTTGCTAAACGACGGTCCAGTACCAACTCCATATTTCCCGTTCCCTTGAACTCTTCAAAAATTACATCGTCCATACGACTACCTGTTTCCACCAAGGCTGTCGCAATTATGGTAAGACTACCACCTTCTTCAATCTTTCGAGCTGAGCCAAAAAATCTCTTAGGCTTATAGAGGGAGGTGGGGTCAACACCACCGGACAAAGTTCGGCCAGAGGGGGGAACTACCAGGTTATGAGCCCGTGCCAGTCTAGTTACAGAATCCATCAAGATAACTACATCCCGCCCTTGTTCCACCAATCTCTTGGCACGTTCAAGCACCATCTCAGATATTCTTACATGGTTCTCTGGTGACTCATCAAAGGTGGAGGATACTACTTCATCCGCAAGTACAGAGCGTTCAATGTCTGTCACTTCTTCTGGTCTTTCATCAATCAGGAGCATCAATAGATGTACTCCTGGATCATTTTTCTTGATACTGTTGGCAATACGTTTCAAAAGCACCGTTTTACCAGCTTTCGGCGGGGACACGATCAGCCCTCTTTGTCCTTTTCCAATGGGTGCGATTAAGTCAATCATGCGCATGGCAATCCCATTTTGTGAAATTTCCAAAGTCAAACGTTCAGTTGGATAAACCGGGGTTAATCCATTAAAATGGTTACGTTTAATGGAATTCTCCGGTGGCTCGTTATTAATATTCTCCACACGGAGTAAGGCAAAATATTTTTCACCTGGTTTGGGTACACGAACAATTCCTGCTACAGAATCCCCTGTTCGCATATCAAATTTACGAATTTGCGAAGGAGAAATATAGATATCGTCATGACTAGGTTGATATTTTACGGGTCGCAAAAAGCCAAAGCCATCCGGTAAAATTTCAAGTATGCCATCCATACGGAGTTCTGTCGTCTTTTTTCTTCTTGATTCAAATTTTAAAATCTCAATAATCAGCTCTTGTTTTCTGAACTTAGAATAGCCGGACATTTTGAGATCTCTGGCCATTTCGTATAGCTCGCTGACCGTCTTTTGGGATAATTCATCCTTATTCATTTCTATTTATCCTTTCTTCGATCTTGTCAAGAGTAATCTGTTTTCCCTGATAGAAATAGAGGCGCGGTAGGCGTGCATTTGCCGACAAGCGGCGCATCGGTATTCGAGCGATATCTCCAAGACCTACACTCTCATCTACCTCCACCATAGCTGTCTGCATGGCAATCCGCCCCACAAAGGGAAACGTTTTCTCGCCTATACTAACCTGTAAATGGCTCTTTCGGGTCTTTCCAAGCAGTTTCAGACCTTGCCTCAATACTTGGCTAAAGTGCAAGCGAATGCGCTCCGGCACAAGCGAAAGTCCGTCCGCCCATCCTAGCCCAAGAACTGCAATGCGCTTATTTCCATCGCTTACTTGATCTAGTCCGTAGCCGATACTACTTCCCTTCGGAGGAACCGAAATGCTTAGTACTTTTGCTTTAACAACAAATGGATCTTGTAAATCCAATTTATTGTGGCAAGTGGGGTGTTGTCCGTACAAAATAGTCCCTGGACGCACTAAGTCATAATAGGTTTCTGGAAGATCAAGAATTGCCGTTGAATTGGCTAAATGCACGAGAGGTATCTTAATTCCCCTCGCCTTAATCATTTCTAGATAGTAGGTAAATCTCTGGATTTGCTTTTTAGTATAAGCTTGTTGGTGGGCCGCTGCTAGATGGGAAAATACACCTTGAATTTGCAACTCTTCTGAATCCTCGATAAGGTTCAATGCAGCGGGCAATTGTTCTTCATTAAATCCGGTTCTGCCCAAACCTGTTTCCAGTTTTAAATGGAGCGCTACCGGTTTCTTTTGACTAACCCCAGCTTCTAATAGCATCGTCAATTGCTCAATACACGATATAGTGGGGGTCAGTTCATACCTTAGAACATCTTGAGCCTGTTCTTTTGTAAAAGGCATCAAAAGCAGAAGGTGTGCGCGGATGCCAGCTTCTCTAAGCTCTATCGCTTCCTCAACCCTGGTCACCGCTAGTATTTGGGCACCTAGGGACTGATACAAGTGGGCTAGTGCAACAGCTCCCAATCCATAGCCATTCGCCTTGACAACAGGCATAATCTGGACCTTGCCTACATAATCTGCTATCACCTTGTAATTATGCTCTAACGCACTCAAATCTACCTCGATCCAAGCACCATATTCTTTGTTCATCCATTCTCCTAATAATTCTATTTTCCAGGTTTTCTGAACCATCGTATTGCTTTGCTATACAAGGGTTCAAACCGACGATATGCCTTCGTCCAGTTTGGATTATAATCCAAATCGTACTCACCCATATATTCGGTAAAGGTTCCATTGAACCCTTTTTTGAAGCGATACAAACCATACAGAGGATTGTCTTCCGAAATATCCCCCGAAACACCACGGAAGTCATATACGGTGCAACCCCGTTCCTTGGCTTCTTCAATCATCGTCCACTGCAACAAATAATTAGGCATCACATTGCGGTGCCGGTTGCTTGAAGCTCCATAAAGATACCAACACTTGTCTCCACAATACATGGCAAGCGTACCCGATATGATTGCTCCTTCGTATTCAGCCAAGTAGAATTTAGCTTTACCATTGTCTACCATAGCATCATAAATCCATGAAAAATATTCGTATCCTCGCACTAAAAACCCATCCCGTTCAGAGGTTTCTTTAAGAATATTATAAAAATCTCTCAACTCACTCTTATCGTTCATATGGCGTACTGTAACACCTTTTCTACGAGCATAACGGATATTGTACCGCGTCTTCGAATGCAGGTTGGCAAACAGTTCCTCAATAGTCGGGCGAATATCTAGTCGAAATACAAACTTTGGTTGCGTTCCTTCAAAGCCGTCGCCCTTATCTGCTGAGACAAATCCATGTGCTTGGAAAAAATCAACGTACGACGTTTCTTCCTTGGGAACATCAGGATCTATTTTTAAAAAGATCGCATTATGCTTTTTGGCCTGCTCTGCTACTTGTTCAAGCAAAAACTCCATCACCGCATAGTCGTTTATCGCTGTGACCGGTCCTCGTGGAGCATAGAAAATGCTTTTGTTTGTTTTTGGAATCTTTCGTTTTAGTATGGAAATCGCACCAAGATCCACACCTGCCTTATCTACCAGCAGACGAATCGCCTGCCAACCAGTTTTTTCTTTAATTTCTCCCCATTCATAGAGCTGGGAAAAATTGCCTTTTTCTGAACTTTCGACAAACCTGTTATAGCGTTCTCTTTGTGCACTATCACCAGTTTGAATTAGAGTACACGAAAAGACTTGATCTGGTTGCCTCTTTTCCTTTTCAAGCATTGATTCTTTCACCTCGTGTTTTTCCCTCATTTTCATTTCTGTATTGAATCGATGCACCCACAAAGTCTCTAAAAAGAGGATGTGGATTTGTTGGTCTGGATTTGAACTCAGGGTGGAACTGACAAGCTAGAAACCAAGGACTTTCTTTGTACTCTACAATTTCAATCAAGGTTCCGTCGGGACTTTTACCGGATACGACTAAGCCCTTCTCCGTCAATTCATCTAAAAATTGAGTATTAAATTCATAACGATGCCTATGGCGTTCATCTACTAACTCTTCTCCATAAGCCTGGTAGGCCAATGTACCCTTGCTTAGTTGGCAGGGATAACTTCCCAAACGCATCGTACCGCCTTTATCCTCTATCCCTTTTTGTTCCTCTAGCAGGGCAATAACAGGATATTTCGTCTTAGCATCAAACTCGGTAGAATGAGCCCCATCCATACCACAAACGGAACGAGCAAATTCAACTACAGACATTTGCATGCCTAGGCAAATTCCAAAAAACGGTATTCCCTGTTCTCGTGCATAACGTATGGCATTGATTTTACCTTCTGTACCACGGTCACCAAAGCCTCCTGGAACCAAAATACCATCTAAATTTTCAAGCTGCTTCTCATAGCCTTCTGTTTCCATATCCACAGCATTAATCCAACGGATATCTACTTTGCGGTTATGGAATATGCCGGCATGGCCTAGTGATTCTACAACTGAAAGATAGGCATCTTTCAATTCCACATACTTTCCTACTAAACCAATACACACATGATCACCCGGGTTTTTAATTCTTTCCACCAACTCAGACCATTTCTTCATGTCTGCTTCTGGCTTGCCCCCTAGGCCCAATTTTCGAACTACTTTTTCATCTAGTTTTTGTTTTTGAAGTAGCAGTGGCACTTCAT contains these protein-coding regions:
- the atpE gene encoding ATP synthase F0 subunit C, with product MENLGALAAGLTFAIAAFGSATAQGKVASSAMEAIARQPESAGDIRTTLLLSLAFIEALTLFGLVVSILLWTLL
- a CDS encoding AtpZ/AtpI family protein produces the protein MKRVRRASTGVVLSTSYAGTMLVSMYLGYRVGIYVDGRLGTEPIFLILGLLLSIILGLYTVVKEILYFDSLRRKDD
- a CDS encoding cytidine/deoxycytidylate deaminase family protein, which produces MRKSWDEYFMDIAHQVKERSTCPRLRVGAVIVKDKRIKGTGYNGSPPHFPHCDDVGCLMIDGHCKRTIHAEVNALMECSPEERAGATIYITAQPCMECTKLIIASGIERVVYANPYPTEVDFFSQADWIEVVCLNPEE
- the rpiB gene encoding ribose 5-phosphate isomerase B; protein product: MKIAIASDHGGYELKQTVVSYLKEKGFDYTDFGTNSEASVDYPEYGRKVGQEVAAGNFDRGIVICGTGIGIGIAANKVPGIRCALCHDVFSAKATRNHNDSNMLSMGGRVIGPGLALEIVETWLNANFDGGRHQRRIDAICDIEKEYQK
- the upp gene encoding uracil phosphoribosyltransferase, with the protein product MKNLRVMDHPLIQHKITYLRDINTKTKEFRELAGEIAMLMAYEATQNLQTEEHSVTTPLTTCQGFKLAGKGVVIVPILRAGLGMVDGMLNLIPNASVGHIGLCRDEKTLKPMEYYVKLPKDIAEREVILVDPMLATGGSASQAITFLKSCGVEKIRFMCLIGAPEGVKKLNDEHPDVKIFMGTLDDCLNQHGYIVPGLGDAGDRLFGTD
- a CDS encoding MazG-like family protein, whose product is MELKTISLPRLNNLSPTLESTALKLMEEAGELAQAIGKFRCMNGEKACYSKQETVDMMSKELLDVAQTAVSMMFVLEQEFDINIDKEVEEHIAKLVRKGYIKAEAEK
- the atpF gene encoding F0F1 ATP synthase subunit B is translated as MSQIFEALHFHPMTFFLMTINVLIVLFVLYKLFYKPVGRMLEERQRHINEQLEQAAQANLHARLNEVRYSEELSNARYQAKNLVNKANDVGEDMKRQIIDEAKVKANVIIAKAEGEIAAERQRAEREVQNAVTKLAIEAAKKVLQKEINPAEHQELIQNLLKEAGKL
- the atpB gene encoding F0F1 ATP synthase subunit A; its protein translation is MEKRIAELGKVVEEMTPHVVFTVGPVEVTSTVISAWVAMAILFLFIFIITRNLKPVPETKRQLLAELILVFLYGMLDELVGKKGRKFVFLSGTMFLLILFMNLSWFIPELTPATIDLSATVALGLVAILGVQAIGIQQKGLKKYLKHYISPTPAMLPMNIIEELVKPFSLGLRLFGNMFGEEMVVLILFILVPLLLPVPIQLMGVLMGSIQAYVFSLLTALYIAGILGDH
- the atpH gene encoding ATP synthase F1 subunit delta; the protein is MSAGAVARRYANALFQMGLTKGNLEEIMKDLDVVVHVFKDFPRIRKVYEDKKIYSVNKKKLFKNFFDGIIHYTTMTFLTVVIENYREEYLISMGAEFQRLYRKHHNIVEAKIITAVPLTEENIASLEKKLEEVTGREVALRSKQDPSLIGGSILSFGDRVINDSISYKLQKLEKKMRAENDR
- the wecB gene encoding UDP-N-acetylglucosamine 2-epimerase (non-hydrolyzing), producing MKVACIFGTRPEAIKMAPVVKALKDHPFFETQVIVTAQHREMLDQVLQLFGIVPDYDLDIMQKNQTLNQITARALTGLGDIFAVDRPDLVLVHGDTTTTFCGALAAFYQQIPVGHVEAGLRTYNKYSPFPEEVNRTLTGVMTDYHFAPTVMAKENLLKENVAEEKIYVTGNTVIDALLSVAEKSLDVTSIEGLSALDQTKKTILVTSHRRENLGDRMTEIFRAIADIAKNYADSVQVVFPMHLNPKVREQVNAELGSRDNVFLIEPQEYLPFVSLMKHAYIILTDSGGIQEEAPALGKPVVVLRDTTERPEALLAGTVLLAGTSYQQVYNVTQTLLTKQDQYDKMSSAANPYGDGSAAERIVNLIHEKSKES